The following are encoded in a window of Fretibacter rubidus genomic DNA:
- a CDS encoding multiheme c-type cytochrome — translation MRLAKYILIGIAVLFAVSGTLSLMQNQVQAAPVITSASEGLTPDKTPLTDGTVHEGVMGCYGSTCHSRQEATGIVVRQNEILTWQDDTSTTGAHLRAYKVLLTERSKGITSRLGLAEPHLEPTCLGCHADNVPEKLQGARFQMDDGVGCEACHGGSTNWLSQHYAVGASHEKNVSLGLYPLEDAKTRATVCLSCHLGSSADNQFVTHRMMAAGHPRISFELDLFTALQSHHNEDVDYYDRKTVQPGAHKWAIGQVSALQRQLKLFANPALNRDGAFPELVFFDCLACHRPISDDPDWRPEVRSNPGRPQMPGLVKFNDANMIMLLATAREIAPDMADEFDMAVRDFHGSLAGSGPTTEIASAKLVQLSEALSSRISATDFSKDQTLSILDTVVTDTLARRYTDYVAAEQAIMAVDTLLSSMIAAKQIASGDVIDMRDEINKGYDAVERPNDYDQDQLVAALGVLQARLKELR, via the coding sequence ATGAGACTTGCAAAATATATATTGATTGGCATAGCCGTTCTATTCGCGGTCAGTGGGACTCTGTCTCTCATGCAAAACCAAGTGCAGGCGGCCCCTGTAATCACATCAGCAAGCGAGGGCCTGACCCCTGACAAGACGCCGCTAACCGACGGCACAGTCCATGAAGGCGTAATGGGATGCTACGGCTCGACCTGCCATTCCCGCCAAGAAGCAACCGGCATTGTAGTGCGCCAAAATGAAATTTTGACATGGCAGGACGATACATCGACCACCGGGGCGCATTTGCGAGCCTATAAGGTCCTGCTAACGGAACGCTCCAAAGGCATCACTTCACGCCTTGGCCTTGCAGAACCCCATCTGGAACCGACATGCCTAGGCTGTCATGCCGATAATGTGCCTGAAAAACTGCAAGGGGCGCGGTTTCAAATGGATGACGGTGTGGGCTGCGAGGCGTGTCACGGCGGCTCGACCAATTGGCTGTCACAACATTACGCCGTCGGTGCGAGCCACGAAAAGAACGTCAGCCTTGGTCTTTATCCGCTGGAAGATGCCAAAACGCGCGCAACAGTGTGCTTATCTTGTCACCTAGGCTCTAGTGCAGATAATCAATTTGTGACCCACCGTATGATGGCGGCAGGGCACCCGCGCATTTCTTTCGAGCTTGATTTATTCACTGCCCTCCAAAGTCACCATAATGAGGACGTTGATTATTACGACCGCAAAACCGTGCAGCCCGGCGCGCATAAATGGGCGATTGGTCAGGTTTCGGCTTTACAAAGACAATTAAAGCTTTTTGCTAATCCCGCCCTTAATCGTGACGGCGCCTTCCCTGAGTTGGTGTTCTTCGACTGCCTCGCCTGTCACCGCCCGATTAGTGATGATCCTGATTGGCGTCCCGAAGTGCGCAGCAATCCTGGACGCCCACAAATGCCAGGGCTGGTGAAATTTAATGACGCTAATATGATTATGCTTCTGGCGACGGCGCGCGAAATTGCCCCCGATATGGCGGACGAATTTGACATGGCTGTGCGCGATTTCCACGGCTCTTTGGCGGGAAGCGGGCCGACAACGGAGATTGCATCGGCTAAACTTGTGCAATTATCAGAGGCGCTGAGTAGCCGCATAAGCGCGACAGATTTTTCCAAAGACCAGACGTTGTCCATTCTTGACACTGTCGTCACCGACACGCTGGCCCGTCGCTATACCGATTATGTCGCGGCAGAGCAGGCCATCATGGCCGTTGACACGCTGCTATCGTCTATGATTGCGGCCAAACAAATCGCGAGCGGTGACGTCATTGATATGCGCGATGAAATTAACAAGGGCTATGACGCTGTGGAACGGCCCAATGATTATGACCAAGACCAATTGGTTGCTGCCCTAGGCGTGTTGCAAGCCCGCTTGAAAGAGCTTCGTTAA